From one Nocardioides sp. Kera G14 genomic stretch:
- a CDS encoding ATP-dependent DNA helicase has protein sequence MSESPVRTLLAEAVEGLGGSTREGQIQMAEAVGSALVDEQHLLVQAGTGTGKSLAYLVPSILHDNRVVVATATLALQHQLVERDLPRLMEALKHRRELDTSYAVLKGRSNYACLHRIREGVPDDNGTLSMDFQVGGMAAKVLELREWAEAASEAKDDGDKDSAPRHTEREWRQISVSARDCLGAAKCPFGEECFAERARDKASKSHLVITNHSLLAIDAIEGIPMIPEYDAVVIDEAHELVARVTQAATDELSAGDVERAARRARRHVNEGQAADDLADASDALQLAMMETAVGRIDALPGGLLDALAQVRDSARAALSAFPKQQSSDAGHDGQSGDAGAQQAKGMVQDVFTIAERMAAGAQSDVLWLSDGGERGGFRLYIAPLQVWGQLRDKLLTEKTVVFTSATLKLGGTFDGVASTLGLKPAEQIAAGEERERTEDVLPWRALDVGSPFDYSKQGILYVAKQLPQPGRDGLSAQALTEIVELIDAADGRALGLFSSRRAAEQAAEHVRSRLPHLTTLAQGEAQLAELQQQFVADPHTVLFGTLTLWQGLDVPGDTCQLVLIDRIPFPRPDDPLMSARQKAADKAGGNGFMQVAATHAALLLAQGAGRLIRTTSDRGVVAILDPRLATARYGTFLKASLPPMWPTTDPAIVRNALKRLASTG, from the coding sequence GTGAGTGAGTCGCCGGTCCGCACGCTGCTGGCCGAGGCGGTCGAGGGGCTCGGTGGGTCCACGCGCGAGGGTCAGATTCAGATGGCCGAGGCGGTCGGCAGTGCCCTCGTCGACGAGCAGCACCTGCTCGTCCAGGCCGGCACCGGCACGGGAAAGTCGCTCGCCTACCTGGTGCCGAGCATCCTGCACGACAACCGCGTCGTGGTTGCCACCGCGACGCTCGCGCTGCAGCACCAGCTGGTCGAGCGGGACCTGCCGCGGTTGATGGAGGCCCTCAAACACCGACGTGAGCTCGACACGTCCTACGCCGTGCTCAAGGGCCGCTCCAACTACGCCTGCCTCCACCGCATCCGCGAGGGCGTGCCGGACGACAACGGCACCCTGTCGATGGACTTCCAGGTCGGCGGCATGGCCGCGAAGGTGCTCGAGCTGCGCGAGTGGGCCGAGGCCGCCAGTGAGGCCAAGGATGACGGCGACAAGGACTCCGCCCCGAGGCACACCGAGCGTGAGTGGCGCCAGATCAGCGTGAGCGCAAGGGACTGCCTCGGCGCCGCGAAGTGCCCCTTCGGCGAGGAGTGCTTCGCCGAGCGCGCTCGCGACAAGGCGTCGAAGTCCCACCTGGTGATCACCAACCACTCCCTCCTCGCGATCGACGCGATCGAGGGCATCCCGATGATCCCGGAGTACGACGCCGTGGTGATCGACGAGGCCCACGAGCTCGTGGCGCGTGTGACCCAGGCGGCCACCGACGAGCTCAGTGCCGGCGACGTCGAGCGCGCTGCTCGTCGTGCCCGCCGGCACGTCAACGAGGGCCAGGCCGCCGACGACCTGGCCGACGCGTCCGACGCGCTGCAGTTGGCCATGATGGAGACGGCCGTCGGCCGGATCGACGCCCTTCCCGGTGGGCTGCTCGATGCCCTCGCCCAGGTCCGGGACTCCGCACGTGCGGCGCTCTCCGCCTTCCCCAAGCAGCAGTCCAGCGACGCTGGCCACGATGGGCAGAGCGGCGATGCCGGCGCACAGCAGGCGAAGGGGATGGTGCAGGACGTCTTCACCATCGCGGAGCGGATGGCGGCGGGCGCCCAGTCCGACGTGCTGTGGCTCAGCGACGGCGGCGAGCGCGGCGGCTTCCGGCTCTACATCGCGCCGCTCCAGGTCTGGGGCCAGTTGCGCGACAAGCTCCTGACCGAGAAGACGGTCGTCTTCACCTCGGCCACGCTCAAGCTCGGCGGCACCTTCGACGGTGTCGCCTCGACCCTGGGCCTCAAGCCGGCCGAGCAGATCGCCGCCGGCGAGGAGCGTGAGCGGACCGAGGACGTGCTGCCGTGGCGAGCGCTGGATGTCGGCAGCCCGTTCGACTACAGCAAGCAGGGCATCCTGTACGTCGCCAAGCAGCTGCCCCAGCCGGGCCGGGACGGGCTCTCGGCCCAGGCGCTGACCGAGATCGTGGAGCTGATCGACGCCGCCGACGGTCGCGCGCTCGGCCTCTTCTCGTCACGCCGCGCCGCTGAGCAGGCGGCCGAGCACGTCCGGTCCCGGCTGCCGCACCTGACGACCCTTGCGCAGGGCGAGGCCCAGCTCGCGGAGCTGCAGCAGCAGTTCGTCGCCGACCCGCACACCGTCCTCTTCGGCACCCTCACGCTGTGGCAGGGCCTCGACGTGCCGGGCGACACCTGCCAGCTCGTGCTGATCGACCGGATCCCGTTTCCCCGCCCCGACGACCCGCTGATGTCGGCGCGGCAGAAGGCTGCCGACAAGGCCGGGGGCAACGGCTTCATGCAGGTCGCCGCCACCCACGCCGCGCTGCTGCTCGCCCAAGGCGCCGGCCGCCTGATCCGCACGACCTCGGATCGGGGCGTCGTCGCGATCCTCGACCCGCGGCTCGCGACGGCGCGCTACGGCACCTTCCTCAAGGCGAGCCTGCCACCGATGTGGCCGACCACCGATCC
- a CDS encoding MXAN_6640 family putative metalloprotease — MRRLVLSVLTATALLSGFTPAWAEDSAPTPAAPAAPTSAEPTSATPTPDPLLPVVPITTEARDEAKDALTTVSEIFKPKTRAAAQRQTQTGADPTLALRDLSLRINALGRAQRGTALAQFQRPWDDGAVGTRTDCTDPTHPSATNICLHWATSASATGSAADVANSTWAENTVLPVLGNVSATYQQAGYRKPKADGPRTDGANMYGRDAIEDPSGTKTDIYLADLGGQGVYGYCAYDLNDSGQLVYATAHGDVPSFCVLDNDFSLSTNGGQYRPTYSGETSADILKVTAAHEYFHAVQFAYDAFEDAWFMEATATWAEHQLYPAIPDNRQFLPYSQLRFPQVSLDTWNGVGGFMQYGDWIFFEYLTERIPNRVGPLPGLVLKMWQYADSLRGSNDQYSMQAISSALAVYHSKLQSIYAQYAAANRRPSRTYHGGSTYPVAAPRRTVAVRSHKRRSGSFRIDHLASMTVRLRPQAIRRAGHKATIRVNMAARRLGSVAVATVFLKNGQQAVRTFKLNKKGDGHVRVAFSSRRVAYVDVTLVNTNHSYHGCSADRQGYACGGQPLHDQVKESWSISS, encoded by the coding sequence ATGCGTCGCTTGGTCCTGAGTGTTCTGACGGCGACTGCTCTTCTCTCGGGTTTCACTCCTGCTTGGGCTGAAGACAGTGCCCCCACCCCCGCGGCTCCGGCCGCGCCGACCTCGGCGGAGCCCACCTCGGCGACGCCGACGCCGGATCCGCTGCTGCCGGTCGTGCCGATCACGACCGAGGCTCGCGACGAGGCGAAGGACGCGTTGACGACGGTCAGCGAGATCTTCAAGCCGAAGACCAGGGCCGCCGCGCAGCGCCAGACGCAGACCGGTGCCGACCCGACGCTCGCGCTGCGCGACCTCTCACTGCGGATCAACGCACTCGGTCGCGCCCAGCGTGGCACGGCACTGGCCCAGTTCCAGCGGCCCTGGGACGACGGAGCGGTCGGCACCCGCACGGACTGCACCGACCCGACGCACCCGTCGGCCACCAACATCTGCCTCCACTGGGCGACGTCCGCCTCCGCGACCGGGAGCGCCGCCGACGTGGCCAACTCGACCTGGGCCGAGAACACCGTCCTCCCCGTCCTGGGCAACGTGAGCGCGACCTATCAGCAGGCGGGATACCGCAAACCCAAGGCCGACGGCCCGCGCACGGACGGCGCCAACATGTACGGCCGCGACGCGATCGAGGACCCGAGCGGCACCAAGACCGACATCTATCTCGCCGACCTCGGTGGTCAGGGTGTCTACGGTTACTGCGCCTACGACCTCAACGACTCCGGCCAGTTGGTCTACGCCACCGCGCACGGTGACGTGCCGTCGTTCTGCGTGCTCGACAACGACTTCTCCCTCTCCACCAACGGCGGCCAGTACCGGCCGACCTATTCGGGCGAGACGTCGGCCGACATCCTCAAGGTGACGGCCGCCCACGAGTACTTCCACGCCGTGCAGTTCGCCTACGACGCCTTCGAGGACGCGTGGTTCATGGAGGCCACCGCGACCTGGGCCGAGCACCAGCTCTACCCCGCGATCCCCGACAACCGGCAGTTCCTGCCCTACTCACAGCTGCGCTTCCCGCAGGTCTCGCTCGACACGTGGAACGGCGTCGGCGGCTTCATGCAGTACGGCGACTGGATCTTCTTCGAGTATCTCACCGAACGCATCCCCAACCGGGTCGGCCCGCTGCCCGGCCTGGTGTTGAAGATGTGGCAGTACGCCGACAGCCTCCGTGGTAGCAACGACCAGTACTCGATGCAGGCGATCTCGTCCGCGCTGGCCGTCTACCACTCGAAGCTGCAGTCGATCTATGCGCAGTACGCCGCCGCCAACCGCCGTCCGTCGCGGACGTACCACGGCGGTTCGACATATCCGGTCGCGGCGCCACGACGTACCGTCGCGGTCCGCAGCCACAAGCGTCGCTCCGGATCGTTCCGGATCGACCACCTCGCCTCAATGACGGTCCGCCTGCGACCACAGGCCATCCGCAGGGCGGGGCACAAGGCCACGATCCGGGTCAACATGGCGGCGCGCCGACTGGGATCAGTTGCGGTGGCGACGGTCTTCTTGAAGAACGGCCAGCAGGCCGTCCGCACCTTCAAGCTCAACAAGAAGGGTGACGGTCACGTCCGCGTCGCCTTCTCCAGCCGTCGGGTCGCGTACGTCGACGTGACGCTGGTCAACACCAACCACAGCTACCACGGCTGCTCGGCCGACCGTCAGGGCTATGCCTGTGGCGGCCAGCCGCTCCACGACCAGGTCAAGGAGAGCTGGTCGATCTCCTCCTGA
- a CDS encoding alkaline phosphatase family protein, with translation MSHSHISDPADFAAGLAQIRTGRRTLLKAGAAGIAVSAVAGAVGTSAADAAVTTAKRCYVLVLDGTRPEELDLGLTPTITGLRDQGVRYARALSQPIMETIPNHVMMMTGVHSDRNGVPANTIYDSALGTTRDASHQDLTAPTVISQLNAAGLTTGTVLSKTYLYNAFLGEATYQWEPALALPITGHEVDSLTMPAALQMIRQQDPHFMFVNLGDIDRFGHADLTAGLTEFLSGGMSLPVVRRAVLANTDAVVGSFVATLKSTGHWDDSLVIVLADHSMDWSAPGKVISLSSAFDAVPGLKGNYALAENGGADLVYWTGPSAGRTLAVAAMREAALATGGVLEAHSPEDLNLGGPCGDLVVYAKAGWRFSASATSNPIPGNHGHPTTRPIPFFLTGGAVASSRVRSELASTLDVAPTVGAWFGVTAPQQGWVGSSRL, from the coding sequence ATGAGTCACTCACACATCTCTGACCCGGCCGACTTCGCAGCCGGCCTGGCGCAGATCAGGACCGGTCGACGTACACTGCTCAAGGCCGGCGCCGCCGGGATCGCCGTCTCCGCGGTGGCCGGAGCCGTCGGTACGTCGGCCGCCGATGCCGCGGTCACGACGGCCAAGCGCTGCTACGTCCTGGTCCTGGACGGCACTCGTCCGGAGGAGCTGGACCTGGGCCTCACCCCGACGATCACCGGCCTCCGTGACCAGGGCGTCCGTTACGCACGGGCGCTGTCGCAGCCGATCATGGAGACGATCCCCAACCACGTCATGATGATGACCGGGGTCCACTCCGACCGGAACGGCGTGCCGGCGAACACGATCTACGACTCGGCGCTGGGCACCACCCGGGACGCCAGTCACCAGGACCTGACGGCACCGACGGTGATCAGCCAGCTGAACGCGGCCGGTCTCACCACCGGCACCGTGCTGTCGAAGACCTACCTCTACAACGCGTTCCTCGGCGAGGCGACGTACCAGTGGGAGCCGGCGCTCGCGCTGCCCATCACCGGGCATGAGGTCGACTCGCTCACGATGCCGGCGGCGCTGCAGATGATCCGGCAGCAGGACCCGCACTTCATGTTCGTCAACCTGGGCGACATCGACCGCTTCGGCCACGCCGACCTGACCGCGGGGCTGACCGAGTTCCTCTCCGGAGGGATGTCGCTCCCCGTCGTGCGCCGCGCGGTGCTGGCCAACACGGACGCGGTCGTCGGGAGCTTCGTGGCCACGCTCAAGTCGACGGGTCACTGGGACGACTCCCTGGTGATCGTGCTGGCCGACCACTCGATGGACTGGTCGGCACCGGGCAAGGTCATCTCGCTCTCCTCGGCCTTCGACGCCGTGCCGGGGCTCAAGGGCAACTACGCGCTCGCCGAGAACGGCGGCGCCGACCTCGTCTACTGGACCGGACCGTCGGCCGGCCGCACGCTGGCCGTGGCGGCCATGCGTGAGGCGGCGCTGGCGACCGGCGGTGTCCTCGAGGCGCACTCACCTGAGGACCTCAACCTGGGCGGGCCGTGCGGCGACCTCGTCGTCTATGCCAAGGCCGGCTGGCGCTTCAGCGCCTCGGCCACGTCCAACCCGATCCCCGGCAACCACGGGCACCCGACCACCCGCCCGATCCCCTTCTTCCTCACCGGTGGCGCCGTCGCGTCCTCCCGGGTGAGATCGGAGCTGGCCTCGACCCTGGACGTGGCGCCGACGGTGGGCGCGTGGTTCGGAGTCACAGCTCCACAACAGGGATGGGTCGGGTCATCACGCCTATAG
- a CDS encoding alkaline phosphatase D family protein has translation MSFARWKRTYKPVWHSDIPEASLPVRIRKRHRQLHEHLAYDRWRLKHTHGAAAKRRLRKLIDGHKRDLAALHRKYAAHPPAEPTGVGIGSGSGSGSGSGSGSGTGTGGGSAIVPPANPDAPEATHQFFQHGVASGDPLRDRVVLWTRVTPTADATPASGNGPEATVLWQVATDAAFSHVVASGSFTTSTDRDHTVKLDASGLSAATTYFYRFAYQGTWRTAQVSPVGRTKTAPTPTATPANLRLGVVSCANLQAGWFGAYRHLAARDDLDLVLHLGDYVYEYGPGEYGYGYADTDIRTHVPAHEMVALADYRQRHAQYKQDPDLAAVHVKYPMIATWDDHEVANDSWSGGAENHQPDTEGDWTVRRAAARKAYDEWMPVRLENTVTLGDGATIYRRFTFGQLAELTMLDLRSYRSEQVAMGSTAMGDPDRTITGADQMAFLLDGLTPTAPQWRLVGNPVTIAPLMVAQLPASTQELLKGLGAGAQIPSTAINPDQWDGYTADRRELFDHIVDQGVRDVVFLTGDIHTSWANDLPHPPENADLYPLLGGTAGVEFVGPSVTSNNIKDAVPGQPTSASNLAAGQTAATAVQALNPHIKYLDFNNHGFMVVDITPARIQTDWWFISDRADPAATVRHGQSWAVATGAGVVHKVTGGPVA, from the coding sequence ATGTCGTTCGCGCGGTGGAAGCGCACGTACAAGCCCGTCTGGCATTCCGACATTCCGGAGGCCTCCCTTCCGGTGCGCATCCGCAAGCGACACCGGCAGTTGCACGAGCACCTCGCCTACGACCGCTGGCGGCTCAAGCACACCCACGGGGCTGCGGCGAAGCGGCGGCTCCGGAAGCTGATCGACGGCCACAAGCGTGACCTCGCCGCCCTCCACAGGAAGTACGCCGCCCACCCGCCGGCTGAGCCGACCGGCGTCGGCATCGGCAGCGGCAGCGGCAGCGGCAGCGGCAGCGGCAGCGGATCAGGCACCGGCACGGGCGGCGGCAGCGCAATCGTCCCGCCGGCGAACCCGGACGCGCCCGAGGCCACCCACCAGTTCTTCCAACACGGCGTGGCCTCCGGCGACCCGCTGCGCGACCGGGTCGTGCTCTGGACCCGCGTGACGCCGACGGCCGACGCGACGCCGGCCTCCGGCAACGGCCCGGAGGCGACCGTGCTGTGGCAGGTCGCCACCGACGCCGCCTTCAGTCACGTCGTGGCGAGCGGCAGCTTCACCACGAGCACCGACCGCGACCACACCGTGAAGCTCGACGCGTCGGGACTGAGCGCGGCGACGACGTACTTCTATCGCTTCGCCTACCAAGGCACGTGGCGCACGGCCCAGGTCTCGCCGGTGGGGCGGACGAAGACCGCCCCGACACCGACGGCGACGCCGGCCAACCTGCGTCTCGGTGTCGTCAGCTGTGCCAACCTGCAGGCCGGTTGGTTCGGCGCCTACCGCCACCTGGCCGCGCGCGACGACCTCGACCTCGTCCTGCACCTCGGCGACTACGTCTACGAGTACGGCCCCGGTGAGTACGGCTACGGCTATGCCGACACCGACATCCGGACGCACGTGCCGGCCCACGAGATGGTCGCGCTGGCCGACTACCGGCAGCGGCACGCGCAGTACAAGCAGGACCCCGACCTCGCGGCGGTCCACGTGAAGTACCCGATGATCGCGACGTGGGACGACCACGAGGTCGCCAACGACTCCTGGTCCGGCGGTGCCGAGAACCACCAGCCCGACACCGAGGGCGACTGGACCGTCCGGAGGGCGGCGGCTCGGAAGGCGTACGACGAGTGGATGCCCGTCCGGCTCGAGAACACCGTCACGCTGGGTGACGGAGCCACGATCTATCGGCGCTTCACCTTCGGCCAGCTGGCCGAGCTCACCATGCTGGACCTGCGCTCCTACCGCTCCGAGCAGGTGGCGATGGGCTCGACCGCGATGGGCGACCCGGACCGCACGATCACCGGCGCCGACCAGATGGCGTTCCTGCTCGACGGGCTCACGCCGACGGCGCCGCAGTGGCGGCTCGTCGGCAACCCCGTGACGATCGCACCACTGATGGTCGCGCAGCTCCCGGCCTCGACGCAGGAACTGCTCAAGGGCCTCGGCGCCGGGGCGCAGATCCCGAGCACGGCGATCAACCCCGACCAGTGGGACGGCTACACCGCCGACCGCCGCGAACTCTTCGACCACATCGTCGACCAGGGCGTGCGCGACGTCGTCTTCCTCACCGGCGACATCCACACCTCGTGGGCCAACGACCTGCCCCATCCGCCGGAGAACGCCGACCTCTACCCGCTCCTGGGCGGGACAGCGGGCGTCGAGTTCGTCGGGCCGTCGGTCACGTCCAACAACATCAAGGACGCCGTCCCGGGCCAGCCGACCTCAGCGAGCAACCTCGCCGCCGGTCAGACGGCGGCCACGGCGGTACAGGCGCTCAACCCGCACATCAAGTACCTCGACTTCAACAACCACGGCTTCATGGTCGTCGACATCACCCCGGCGCGGATCCAGACCGACTGGTGGTTCATCAGTGACCGGGCCGATCCCGCGGCCACGGTCAGACATGGGCAGTCGTGGGCCGTGGCCACCGGCGCCGGCGTCGTTCACAAGGTGACCGGAGGGCCGGTCGCATGA
- the lexA gene encoding transcriptional repressor LexA, producing MSKKISELPDGPADATGLTPRQQRILATLRDSIEQRGYPPSMREIGAAVGLTSTSSVAHQLRTLEDKGFLRRDPHRPRALEVFLPEVMAARKSMGTADPDDQIDATGLGDAAPPAQYVPLVGRIAAGSPILAEQHTESVMPLPKELVGDGELYMLEVSGDSMIDAAICNGDYVVVKAQQTANNGEIVAAMIDGEATVKTFQRKDGKVWLLPHNAAYDPIDGTHATILGKVTAVLRSL from the coding sequence ATGAGCAAGAAGATCTCCGAGCTGCCCGACGGGCCGGCCGACGCCACCGGGCTCACCCCGCGCCAGCAGCGGATCCTCGCCACCCTCAGGGACTCCATCGAGCAGCGGGGTTACCCGCCGAGCATGCGCGAGATCGGCGCGGCGGTGGGGCTGACCTCGACCAGTTCCGTCGCCCATCAGCTGCGCACCCTGGAGGACAAGGGCTTCCTGCGCCGTGACCCGCACCGGCCGCGCGCGCTCGAGGTCTTCCTGCCTGAGGTGATGGCGGCCCGCAAGTCGATGGGCACCGCTGACCCCGATGACCAGATCGACGCGACCGGGCTGGGTGACGCCGCTCCCCCGGCGCAGTACGTGCCCCTGGTCGGTCGGATCGCGGCCGGTAGCCCGATCCTCGCCGAGCAGCACACCGAGTCCGTCATGCCGCTGCCCAAGGAGCTGGTCGGCGATGGCGAGCTTTACATGCTCGAGGTCAGTGGTGACTCGATGATCGACGCCGCCATCTGCAACGGCGACTATGTCGTCGTGAAGGCGCAGCAGACCGCCAACAACGGGGAGATCGTCGCTGCGATGATCGACGGTGAGGCGACCGTCAAGACCTTCCAGCGCAAGGACGGCAAGGTCTGGCTGCTGCCGCACAACGCGGCGTACGACCCCATCGACGGCACCCACGCCACGATCCTCGGCAAGGTCACCGCGGTCCTGCGGTCCCTCTAG
- a CDS encoding LysM peptidoglycan-binding domain-containing protein, translated as MTTMTLDARVLPAARPVRTATPARTSTVRLTRRGRLVVFGAGLMTALALGLGLAANSTATERPEDLATITVGSGETLWSIASSVAVDGHTGDMVEQIKQLNHLSGGALEAGQTLRVPR; from the coding sequence ATGACGACCATGACCCTCGACGCCCGAGTCCTTCCGGCCGCCCGCCCCGTGCGTACGGCGACGCCCGCCCGCACCTCGACCGTGCGACTGACGCGTCGTGGCCGTCTGGTCGTCTTCGGTGCCGGTCTGATGACGGCGCTCGCCCTGGGTCTCGGTCTCGCGGCGAACTCCACCGCGACGGAGCGTCCCGAGGACCTCGCGACCATCACGGTCGGTTCGGGCGAGACGCTGTGGAGCATCGCCTCCTCGGTCGCCGTCGACGGCCACACCGGCGACATGGTCGAGCAGATCAAGCAGCTCAACCACCTCTCCGGCGGCGCGCTGGAGGCCGGTCAGACGCTCCGCGTCCCGCGCTGA
- the nrdR gene encoding transcriptional regulator NrdR: MHCPYCRHTDTKVLDSRVADDGGSIRRRRTCVNCEKRFTTVELMQLTVLKRSGATEPFTRDKAIAGVRKACKGRPVTEDALACLGQEVEDALRTSGYAEVPAHEVGMAILGPLRRLDEVAYLRFASVYRQFESADDFESEISMLRTERALLSPTTSG, translated from the coding sequence ATGCACTGCCCCTACTGCCGGCACACCGACACCAAGGTCCTCGACTCCCGGGTGGCCGACGACGGCGGGTCCATTCGGCGTCGTCGTACGTGTGTGAACTGTGAGAAGCGGTTCACCACCGTCGAGCTCATGCAGCTCACGGTGCTCAAGCGCAGCGGAGCCACCGAGCCGTTCACCCGTGACAAGGCGATCGCCGGCGTCCGGAAGGCCTGCAAGGGCCGCCCGGTCACCGAGGACGCGCTCGCCTGCCTCGGGCAGGAGGTCGAGGACGCCCTGCGCACCAGCGGGTATGCCGAAGTCCCCGCCCATGAGGTCGGGATGGCCATCCTCGGCCCGCTGCGCCGCCTCGACGAGGTGGCCTACCTCCGATTCGCCAGCGTCTACCGCCAGTTTGAGTCAGCCGACGATTTCGAGTCCGAGATCTCGATGCTGCGCACCGAGCGGGCCCTGCTCAGTCCGACGACGTCGGGCTGA